Below is a window of Mycobacterium dioxanotrophicus DNA.
CCGGGCAGAAGACCCGGAGCCGATCCGTCGCCGGCGGCGACCGGCTGACCGCACAGGAAGCCCAGATCGCCGGACTGGCCGCCGCCGGCCTGACCAATCAGGAGATCGGGGCGCAACTGTTCATCAGCACCCACACCGTGGAGTGGCACCTGCGAAAAGTATTCGTGAAGCTTCACATCACCTCGCGCAGGCAGCTGCGCGGGACCTCGTGGGCACATTGAGCAGCCACGGACCACGGACTGTCAAGGGTCCGCCACCGGGTGCCGACGGCAAGGCTCTGTTTATATCCGTCCCACCCATTCTGGAGGCTCCACATGCTGCCGCAGTCCGACGGCCGGCCCAGCACCCCGCCGGAGATGCCCGCGACGTCCACCTCCGAGGTGGAGTCAGAAGCAGAGCTGGCGGCCCGGTTCGAGCGCAACGCCATGCAGTATCACGCCGTATTGCTGCGCGGGGCACGGCGGTTGACCCACAGCGAGGCCGACGCGGAGGATCTGCTGCAAGACACACTCATGAACGCCTATGCGGGATTTCGGCGCTTCCAGCCCGGCACCAACATGCGCGCGTGGTTGTTCCGCATCATGCACAACCGGTGGGTCAGCTTGCATCGCACCAAACAGCGCAGGCCCGACGTGTTCACGGTCGAGGACATCACCGACAGCGATCTGGCCGCCAGCTCGGTGCACATGTCCGCGGTCCACCGCTCTGCCGAGGACGAGGCCCTGGACACCCTGCCGGACAAGGTGATTCGCGCGGCGCTGAGCGATCTGCCCGAGACGTTCCGCCTCACCCTGTACTACGCCGACATGCAGGGACTCACCTACGCGCAGACCGCGGCACTGCTGGGTGTGCCCATGGGTACCGTGATGTCGCGGGTCGCCCGCAGCCGCGAACGGCTGCGGGTCTCGCTGGCAACGTTGGGCGAAACGCGCCGCGGGGAGCAATGCGTGGCGTGACCGGCAATTGACACGGAACCGAACAACGCCGGCGGGCGTCATAAGGACATGTTCGCCGACACCGCCCTGATTCGTGCCCTCGGCAGCGCGTACTGCACCCACGCCGCCGACCTCACCGCCGCCGCAGCGCTGCTGCGGTCGGCCGACACGCCCGCCTCGGCACTCGGGCCGGTCGGCGCCGACTTCCTGGCCGCATTGCGCACGGCGCTCGCCGACCACTCGGCCGCGATTGCCGCGCTGGGTGCTGATGTCCGGACCGCCGCGGTGTCCACCGCCGGGACCGCCGCCGATTTCGACGCCGCAGGCCGGCGGGCCGCCGACCTGCTGCCCTGGGTGTAGTCATGCCGAGCGCCCTCGTCAGCGCGTTGGTCGCACCGCTGCGCGAGGTGCAGGCGCTGGTCGGCCCGGGCTGGTCCGCTCCCGGCGGTCCGGAGGCGACACTCGCCGAGGCGCGTGGCGCGCTCAGCGCCGTGGCCGCGGCCTCCCGCAGGTCATGGGCCGCGGTCGGCGACTGGTCGGGTGCCGCCGCCGAGGCCGCCGGACGGGCTGCGACCGTGACCGCCACGACGGCAGATGCCCTTGCCGACCGTGCGGAAACCCTCGGCGCCGCGGCACGGCAAGCGGGCGCTGCGGTGCAATCGGCCGCTGCGCGGCTGCGGGCCATCGTGGCCGGCTTCGAGGAACGGGCCGCAGCGCTCGAAGCTCGCCTCGACGAACCGGGGGTGGCCGAGGCGCTGCTGGCCGAGGCACAACACGCGCTGCGTGACGCCATCGCCGTCGTCGACGAGTTACGCACCCAACTCGGCGACCATGCCACGGCCGTCGGCACCGAGGGGGCCGCGGCACCCGCCCCGACTGTTCCGGCCGGGCTCGCACCACCGTCAGGCCTGGGTGCTGCGCCCGGATTGCCGACGTCGCCCGCGATGTCGGCCCCATCGAGCCCCGGCGCGCTCTCGGGTATGGCGGGCCCGTTGGCAGCGCTCGTCGGGCGCCACCGGCCCGGCGGTCCGGCAGGCTCGGCACCCGAGACCGCGGTCGGCACCCGCGATCCCGGCACGTTCGGGGAAGGGGTGGCGGTGCGGCTGCCCGACGGCAGCACCGCGCGGGCCCCGAACGCGGTGGCGGCCGACGCCGTGCGCAACGCGTTGACACAGTTGGGTGTGCCCTATCGCTGGGGCGGCACCGCACCCGGCGTCGGCCTGGACTGCAGCGGTCTGACGCAATGGGCGTATCACGAAGCGGGGCTGGACATTCCCCGGCTGGCCCAGGAACAGGATGTCGGCGCCGCGGTGTCTGCGGACGCGCTGCGGCCCGGTGACCTCGCGGTGTGGGACGGCCACGTGGCGATGATCGTCGGTGATTCGACCATGATCGAGGCGGGCGATCCGGTACAGCTCTCGCCGATCCGCACCACCAACGCCGGGCAGGCTTTCCATGGTTTCTTCCGCCCCACCGCTTGACGTCGCCGCCACGATGGCCCGGGCTCGGAACTGCCTCGCGGCGCTCGAGCGGGCCGGTGACGACCTGCGCGCACTGCGCGACGGGGCCGACGCGGTGAATCGCCGACGGCGACTGCTCGACGACCTCGCCGCGGAGTTCGACCGCCAACACCAGACGACGTGACGGGCCGCGCAGGGTGCGCCGTTAGGCTGTGCCGCATGGCTGCTGACATCGTGCCGGTTCGGCTGGCACTGACCAAGGGCGACCTCTACACCTTGTGGGCTCCGCGGTGGCGGGACGCCGGCGACGAGTGGGAGGCGTTCCTCGGCGACGACGAGGACCTGTTCGCCTTCGAGTCGGTCGCCGATCTGGTCGCTTTCGTGCGCACCAACACCGACAACGACCTGGCTGATCATCCCGCGTGGGAGAAGTTGACCGAGGCCTCGGCACACAAGCTCGATCCCGCCGAGGACCGGCAATACGACATCGTCGGGGTACCGGAACTGGTGGCCGACAAGCCCTCCGAAGAATCCGTCGCCAGCCTCCACCGGACCTTGGCGATCGTGTCGTCCATCGGCTCGGTGTGTGAACTGGCCGCGATCAGCAAGTTCTTCAACGGCAACCCGGTGCTCGGCACCCTCGGCGGCGGTCTCGACGAATTCACGGGCCGCAGCGGACGCAAGCGATGGGCCGACATCGAAGGGGTGATCGACCGCGGCTGGGACGCGGTCCTCGACGCCATCGACGAGATCGTCACCATCCCCGAGGGCATCGACGCCGATGCGGTGAAGAAAGCCGAGAAGGAACTCGAAGAGCCCGCGCCGGAGCCTGAGGAGGACGAAACGGAGGTCGAGGAGACCGAAGCCGAGGACACCGACGACGCGGACGAGGACGAGGCCGAAGAGGCCACCGACGACAGCGCCGTGCTCGGCGGCGACGAGGACTTCTGGGTCAAGGTGGGCATCGACCCGGTGCGGCTCATGACGCGGTCCGGGACGGTGTACACGCTGCGCTGCTACCTCGACGACGAGCCGGTCTTCCTGGGCCGCAACGGCCG
It encodes the following:
- a CDS encoding sigma-70 family RNA polymerase sigma factor, which produces MLPQSDGRPSTPPEMPATSTSEVESEAELAARFERNAMQYHAVLLRGARRLTHSEADAEDLLQDTLMNAYAGFRRFQPGTNMRAWLFRIMHNRWVSLHRTKQRRPDVFTVEDITDSDLAASSVHMSAVHRSAEDEALDTLPDKVIRAALSDLPETFRLTLYYADMQGLTYAQTAALLGVPMGTVMSRVARSRERLRVSLATLGETRRGEQCVA
- a CDS encoding C40 family peptidase, whose amino-acid sequence is MPSALVSALVAPLREVQALVGPGWSAPGGPEATLAEARGALSAVAAASRRSWAAVGDWSGAAAEAAGRAATVTATTADALADRAETLGAAARQAGAAVQSAAARLRAIVAGFEERAAALEARLDEPGVAEALLAEAQHALRDAIAVVDELRTQLGDHATAVGTEGAAAPAPTVPAGLAPPSGLGAAPGLPTSPAMSAPSSPGALSGMAGPLAALVGRHRPGGPAGSAPETAVGTRDPGTFGEGVAVRLPDGSTARAPNAVAADAVRNALTQLGVPYRWGGTAPGVGLDCSGLTQWAYHEAGLDIPRLAQEQDVGAAVSADALRPGDLAVWDGHVAMIVGDSTMIEAGDPVQLSPIRTTNAGQAFHGFFRPTA
- the satS gene encoding protein export chaperone SatS, whose protein sequence is MAADIVPVRLALTKGDLYTLWAPRWRDAGDEWEAFLGDDEDLFAFESVADLVAFVRTNTDNDLADHPAWEKLTEASAHKLDPAEDRQYDIVGVPELVADKPSEESVASLHRTLAIVSSIGSVCELAAISKFFNGNPVLGTLGGGLDEFTGRSGRKRWADIEGVIDRGWDAVLDAIDEIVTIPEGIDADAVKKAEKELEEPAPEPEEDETEVEETEAEDTDDADEDEAEEATDDSAVLGGDEDFWVKVGIDPVRLMTRSGTVYTLRCYLDDEPVFLGRNGRISVFSSERALARYLADEHDHDLADLATYDDIRTAATDGSLRVDVSDENVYVLSGISDDIADGPDAIDHDQLELAVELLRDVSDYAEDKTVEETLAATTPLGKFVGHVLDPDKVKAPAAPYADAVEQWETLERFVESRLRPE